TCTCAAAATTAACAAATCCAAATACAAAGAAATTCATGAAACACAACAACTAGATCGATGGTAAAGGACACATTTCATCAAAGTTAAAACACTCAAACAACCAAATTAGTCGTAAACATTTGGATTCGTGTCGGAAAATCTTGTTAGGTATGCCGATGAACCCCCAAAAGGAAAACTCCTGGAACAAAAATGCGAGTTGATCCTAATTGGATCACATCTTTGATGGCACTCAAAATGCCATCAACAATAGAAGCAACGTATGTACGAACTTTAATTTCTATCAATCTATCATATATTTACATAAGGTAAAAGAGTCAATTTTGTTTCTGCATAAGGCAAATTTGTCTCAATTCGAATAATTCAACggtaaaattatttattttatccgTCCAAATCCAGAGAAATCGTTAGCCATTTTTCTTTGGTTACGTGAGCAAAATTGACCCTTTTCCCtctaattaataaaaaagaacCTTATCATTAAATTTTAGAAGATATGACAAGATAAAGTTCAATTTAATTAGAGAAGGAAAGGTAATTTTGATTACTTGGACACTAATTTATAAGTACTAAGCACATTTAATGGAACATAATCAACTTCTTTCTAGAAGAAAGTTAATTTGGATAAAGTTCATCATCATtttcgattttttttttcttatgacCACCAAGTAGAAATGTATGGTTTAGTATATTTGAAAGTGAATATATTTGATAACTtacaattttttgaatttattacGTCTCTAAATTTTGAATATGTATCTATACGAGAAAATTCAATCATGTTTCTAACTAGTGATCCATGAAATTGTCACATTTTTGTTATAACCAATTAGTCATAAAGTCAAGTTTAAGCAACTATAtatataggtatgtacacaaAATGCAACTACATCAACCTAACAAGTTTTTGTAGAAAGTCTCATTGATTATAAAATCATGGAAAAtcatacgtatatatatatataatggtaTTTGACACACACGCACATATTGATGTGTATGTTTCTATAAatatttggtgattcatataagTAACTCATACACCTTATAGTTCAAGTATGAACTCAAAAAGCGGAATACTCTAATTAGGTATGTTTTTGATTCTTAACTAAAATAAATAGTACCCAGATGAAtgcaatattttgcaaaataagggagttgaatattattggaacatAAGAAGCTCAAAATAATCTTTATCTGTATTGAAAATGACACAAATATTACTCCCCTTCCATCTATTAGAccataaataatttaaactaaatttaaatttaaaatcatccTTCATTTTAATAGAAATTGATGTAGATTATATGCGAGtcttaattaaaaagaaaaaaataatcaaatatacCCTTCAACTTTGCAATTTAAAGAATAAAGATGATGTATCACTTGTTTAAAAAGTAATTTACATATTCTTCTATCCTTACACAaatgaattaaatatatattttttttggccaacaaaagtaaaaaaaattagttttaaatttatttgtttgttttcttattaAAATACCCATTTTAGGAAAAGCCTGCCTTCCACTTTAAAACACTATTGACATGTCAACTGTCCTAGCTAGAGAAAAATTCTTTCATCTGTTTAGGGAccattaatttttcttttttcttttcaggtATTCCGTATTTGTATTAGAACTTAACTATATACAAATTTACATCGGAAAGTTTCAAATTAAGAAGATAAAATACTTTCTAATAAAAAAGACTTCGTACCTAAAAGAATTCTAACTCGATACATCtgattaattaaaaatgaatgaATAATTACCAGTCTACGATAAATCCACAACCCTTGTTGTTGGGACCATTAACTAAATATAGAGCTGTGTCTAGAAACTTGGCTTAATTACCTAGTCAAGATATATCTTCTTTAAAACTACTTCCAAAGATCAGATAATACGTggtatgatataaatatttattcgtcgataatatttttgatggACTTTTCATAAAAATTTTCCTTAACAACGAATCAAATTCCGACGAGACGTAAATCGAAAATTAGAAATTATGTAACAACAAAAATCATGCCCAATATATATGAAGCCATGATGAGgcagaaaaaatattaattactaTATATTTCTAATTTCATGAAGTTAGATGAATTAAACATAAAAGGTAACACACTTACATTCCTTGTACTTGAAGAAATTATCCAAATTCCATTAAGGACCTAAAAAAATTAGTCTTCCACTGACACTAATGACTTTAAATAGTATGTGAAAACAAATCAAAAGACAAGAAAATGTTGTTTGAGCAACAAATAATTAGTCTAATTAAACGTGACTCACCTACCCCATTTTAGCTTATGGGAAAACAGTAGCCATTGAGACTTTACACATCAAGTTGGTTCATGAAACAAGTAATTTCTCCACccgttttattttatgtgtctTAGTTTGATTagatatgaaattttaaaaaagtaaaagggTCTTAAATTGCATCAATGatacatttaaattattaaaatacgCTTGAATCTTGTACTATTACAAATATCATCTGACATGAGCTCGAATTAACCagtattaaatataaaaagtatTATTATATCTCTTTTTaatcatattaaaaaaataaaataagacacataaattaaaagagATTATATTGTTGTCAAGAATTTGTGCTTTTTTTAATTAAGCATTGTTTCTTCTAGATGCTAGGAAATTCATAGAGAACTTTAACAACCAAAAAAGCAGcaagaaaaataagaagaacACAATTAATTCTTGCAAATCTAAACTTCAAAATATTATCTCCACAATAATTCACAAGAGGGAGTTGCTAGTAAGTCCAATTTAACTCACTTTTTTGggattattatttatatataaacatCAAAATTATCACAATAAATATTCAGTACTTTTCTTTACAAGTACACCTATAGATGGAAGATAATACAATTAAAATGCGGTGGAATCAATATAGAAGTGAATtcagaattttaaatttatgaattttaaattcttaaaaatataacatattagagttcttgattatttataCACATTTACGTGGATATTTAATCACAAACACAAAGTTTTAACTAAAATTACTGATTCTACCGAATTAATAGCTCCGCCTTTGGTGTGATGGAAGAATCCCCTCCACCCCCTAATTATCAGGAGGTCATGGATTCGACAGAATTACATGTCCTTTCTAGTGAGTCTTACATGGGACACAAAAATTCGAATTAATCGAGTCAGtaatttttgaatatcaaatgtgtatatatatataaaaacaatTTGAAAACAACGTAGTACTCCTTTAAATCTTCATCCACCAGTTACACATGAAAACATTCTACGATGGCTTCTGAATTTCACAAGTTGTTTATCCTTCACCGGAGTACTATCCTCCGGTGAAACTCCGCCGGTATATTCCACGTGGAGGGACTGTGTTCGCCTATGATGACGGTATTTCTCCGTTTGATCACCACCACCATTGTCAACCATCTTCTGATCATCAATTGACGACATTTCATACTCTTTACCACTATTTTTTTGATAGAAATTTTCAATATTGTAAGTATTAGCAGCACCAAAAGAGAGACATTCATATTTTCGACGAGTTTTGCTTCTCTTAATGGTTTTGTATACTAATGGAATAAGTCCTTCCattgtattttgttttttttttggacttgaaatagaaggagaagaagaagagaagaaaaagaatgaattaTTTGAAGACTTTTAGCTAAGCTACTTTTGTTATATATGAGGGGTTTGGTGGGAGTTTGGctaagttttatttttcttcttctactaAAATATCCGGGGTTTAAGCTATACCGTCGCATTTTTCTAGGACCAGTCATTCTTcgtcattataaaaaaaatattaaaaattaaaatcaatttaGAACATAGACGTTAAGGAAGtcaatttttctgaaaaaaCCCAACTAAAAATTGATCTCAAATTGAAggttggtaaaaaaaaaaaaaaaaaaacagaatctATAGAcgattgattttattttatttttaaaataaccaACCTTAAAAGATCGATTTTGAAAAGATTTcgtcgattttttttttttttttgcaaaatttatCAGCAAAACTCGACCTTCAGAGGCTAGTTTCCATTGGCATTAAGAAAGTCAATATCCAGAAATTGATTTtgttagaaaatatattttcaaaaattgatatcCAAGGTCGGTTTTTTCTGTCCTTTTTGTTGTTGTGTAAGTAGTGTCTAATAACATTTCACTATAAAGtcaaattctttttgaaactaattttcatattatgttgtattaattttatgttttctATAATAACAATTCACACAAAGAATATTAATGAGATAtgtaattttgaaaataaaataagttatttattGTAAATTTATAATAGACAAAAATGAtttgataatataaaattttctcGGTTGGTGTATGCTACTTAAAAACTCAAAACTAATATATATctcttctttactttctttattTCTACGTTGACTTGATCATATATcttgcccccccccccccccaatcaTATCCTATTCTTGTATTTGTTTATAATTtattctagagaaaaaaatgtGTACATGAAAGTGACAATTGAAACTAGACTTGTTCTTTGTACGCTTAGAAAAAATCGATAAATCGCATCAAACCgacaaactcaaaaaaaaactcgactagtgatttggtttgacttggtttggtgtttgaaaaaaaaacccgaccattatagggttggtttggttttaactaaaataagtcaaaccgaacccaaaccgacccgattatagatatactacttttaaattatgttatacataaaaatatttattaaaatgtaatttataaatattttttaaaaatttttcataattttttttctttcttacatttagatttggacttgagaaacccatctaaataatatacaaaaaaatctcatcttataaagttaaaacttcaaacagtgttctgactccatcttatatgttgatattttgtactagaactctttttaagaagcactctttttattagatactatgaaaaacccgaaaaacccgaaaaaacccgaaaaacccgagaaaaattgatatcaaaaAATCCGTCTTTTAttagtttgatttggtttataaatttaataacccgacacaaatgatttggtttggtttgtaaaaaatccgaaccaactcgtatgtttattttcattaaattaAGAAGCACATAGATTTGGAGTGTTTCTTTGTGGCATTTCTCATGACATTAAAGATAAGTGATGCAAGTTTTCTAGAAGATATTTAAGGATAAACGTTAAAATAATCTTTAACTAATATGCAtcgataatatatatatattatcactAAAAATTTAAGTAtaagtaattatttaaaaatcaacatAGATTTGTGACCTACAAAACATGGTTGTTTGCAAcattttttctcaaatatagAAAATATATGGTAATcactaaataaaaaataaataaatttattcatCAAGATTGTGACTACAAATCAGTTTATCCTTCGATTTCTTTTttcataagtttttttttcaaaatttatttaagaaatttaatcagTATTGTTCTCCGATGGAATAGTATTGcttcttgataaattatttattttcttattttaaaatgaattaacatgattttttttcttttattgacTTAGTATAGCTTAGGTGTATCCTCATCCAATTTGCCTTGTGAAATTGCCATTTAGCCCCTCTTTTGTCAACAACACATTTTGGATTattacattttctttttttttaagcaAGAAAGATTACGTGTGTACCAACAATCTAAAACCTTGTTTAACTCATTTTGGAGATTTCCTAAttgttatctttctttgttATATCTCAACATTGTATGCAGTTTTCATAGCTTAATTAACACTCAACATgaattattgagttttaaatatttgtatttgatgtatgtctataaatacacatttttcttgatttttttaggGTCGGTGAAAGTgctgaaaaaaagaaagaattcaaaaaataaacaaaagccCAATGATGTTACACTTTTGAATCAATGATCGGCGATCTTTTCTACacaatgattatgatgaaaaatttagaaaaacaaTTTGTTACAATTTAAATTAGTCAGGCAATCTCTTCTAAACAATGGTTATGATGAAAAATTGagttaataaaaaatcaattagATAAATCCTGTTTAAGTACTAGATATATGAAAAATGTTTGTATTTTCTTGCTAAGAGTAAAATGATGGGAGTTCTTGTTTGATTTTCTTGTATTTTACTTTCTAGTTTACCTAATCCACTTTTGCCATAAAAAGAGTGATAATGACAGTAACTATAAGTTAATGTACTAGTTAGtactttatataaatattaagtCATCTATAGTTTTTCAACAAGTACTTGGAGCATTTTTGAAGATATATACCTACTTATTTTTCAATTCATGAAACACTTCTCATTTTCTAGATTTAAATTATGTAAGCTTTGAACAGTATTTTATAGTATATTTTTCATTACattaacatgaaaaaaaatacaatttttaatatttttcgtgtaatttttaaatattcaaatttaaattttaaaatatcaagttgatctaatctaatttaatttcaaatattaatcaaattgaCTTTCAAAAAGCAAAAATGTCTCATAAATTGGAACAGAGGAAAGAAGAGTACAAGTGTAAGTGTTCACactaaaacaaataaagaattttGTGACAATTATTTAGTGGCAATAGTATAATTGtcgttatattatatttagctacaataatataatatagatattTATAACCAAGATTTTATATAAATGACACAAAAGACTTTAGCGACTCCGCAGGACAcaatgaaattaattaatttaattgctGTTAAATGGTTTTGCAGCCTCTAAAAAGGCAAATTCATTGCTACGAAATATCTCTTCAATATTTGTACGTTTGacgtatttattttttatatatgaaaGACTCTTGATTACAATTTATTTTCAAGAGATACACCTAGATAAGTTACTTGAAACGTCAAATCATATGTTTAAATGATATTTGACGTATTCTAGATATACGCTCTGTATGTGGAAAATATCCAAATTAGACTATATAGTATATACTATTTGAAATTGCTCACTTTTGACGTTTGTTAATTACTTTGGTTTATTCATAAACTTTTCGTTAGCAAATCCTCTTATATTTGTCCTTGTCTCATACAAAGTTTCAACATAAAATGGATGGATTTCACACGTTCAAATTCTTTGGAGAAAAAAAGCGTGAGATAATATTAGTTGAAATTTTTTATGAAGAACAAAGTTCTTCAATTTCGAATAGTACATGAACAAATTTTACACCTTTCCCTATATATGTTCTGACATCCTTCTtttgcttttttatttttaatacacaaTGTTGGATATTCTTTTTGGGGCGTGAATAAATATTTGGATTTGGACCGAAAAGACGGAAAGTCCTATTTTGAGAGTAAAACGCTCTCTATTAAATGTGATTCCATTTTTACGATTTGAACTCAAAACTTTTAGTTAAAAGTGGAAGGGTACTTCCCACCCCATCACAATCTTTGTTGATTGCTTTGCATATAGTACATTTCACACTTAAAAAACCTATGTCCAATAAATTCACACGTACTTTGAACTTCGTACTCCGAATCACTACGCATAAAATGGTATGGAGGGAGTAATTTTTTGGTAAAATTAATAAATGTTATAGTGTTGTGAAAATGGATATTCCACTTTGTGAGACCCACTTAAAAGGGGGAAAGTTGCCCATCACTTTTTCTCTTCTCTGGCTATAAAATGGCCATATTTTTCAATGAAAGAATACACAGAATTCTCTGATCTTCTccattctctctttctcttactctctccttcttattttgctaagttagtttattttataacacgttatcagcatgaGCCTCCGTCACTTTGAGttattttaaaaaggtaacaaaatggtaagaattttattttcttaaaatgtcgaatatctctaaatttgaatttgttgctcttgatatatttggaaaatgctactcatcatggacactagatgccgaaatacacctagaatcgatgGATCTAGCAAACatcatcaaagatgacaatatgacatctagtcaagatcttgccaaagccatgatatttcttctcCACCATCTTGACGAAGGGTTAAAATGacagtacctcacattaaaagacccccttaaactgcggaagaatctaaaagaaagatatgaccacctgaagttggtcatccttccacaggcACGTCATGATTGGTTCAAtatgagattaatggattttaaaaatataactgaatataattctgccttgtttagaattattgcacagttaaatttatgcggagaagaaatcactgagcaagacaaaacttgaaaacatatactccacatttccacccgcgaatatgctcctgcaatAGCAATATTgcgaaaagggttttaaaaaatattctgaattactttctcacattcttattgctgaacgtcATAACGAtctgttaatgaaaaatcatgatagtcggtccgttggttctttgtcactctctgaagtgaatcagacaaactataaccaacgagaaagaggtcatggcgcCAGTCGTGGtcgaagaaaaaattataatcatgattctCGTCTGACACTGAAAAATGATCAGAAATacaaaaaaagagtgaaaagcaagaagctataccaaagaaaaatttagaaagtatatgtcatagatgtggaggtatggggcactggtcACGGACCTGCCAGTCATCAAAATATCTGATTCAGCTATATCAGACATCCTTAAAGAGGGCAAAAAATAATCaaagacaaactttatctctgaagataatattgagcctatgcatctggatataattgatttcttcaattttccagaAGGAACTATGACTATTGATAAccctgataatatttaaatatttttttttcatttgtatgtactaaataatatgtttgtaattttctaattcatgtaaataaataaaatttgtataataagttgtgttttaattataacatttactttatttctttttgaagaaaaatatggatatgcctcaatttttgtttggatcaatgatcaatcacgaggatatttgtgtaattgatagtggaacaactcatgccatttttaaagacttgaaatatttttcctacttgcttagaagaaaagaaaatgttactacaattttgggtaattcaaaaattattgaaggctccggaagagctactatatttctgcctaaggggacaaagattgttatagaagatgcactattctcttctaaatctccaagaaacttgttaagttttaaagatatccgcagaaatgaatataatgttgagacattaaataaaatgaatattgaatactttggtataaccaagagtgtctcatgccagaaatatattttgaaaaaattaccaactttgtcttctggcctatattatgcaaaaattagtgcaattgaagcacatttgatTGTAAACTTTGTGTAGTGGCATAATTGAATATGTCATCTTGGATTAATAATGATAAGACGAATTCTTAAAAAATCAATTGGACATCCTTAAAGAACctaaaaattcttatttatgatgaattttcatgtgttgcttgttatcaagatAAATTAATTGCCAAACCATCAACtttgaaggttggcatcgaatctcctaattttttagagcgtatacatggagatatatgtagACCTAtccatccacctagtggattgcttagatattttatggtcctaatagatgcatcatctagatggtctcatgtgtacCTCTTATCATATCGCAATCtagcgtttgcgaagttgttggcacaaataataagattaagggagcaatttccagattatctAATTAAagctattcgccttgataatgctagaAAATTTACAttccaagcttttgatgattatttctTATCAATTGGGGAAAAAATTAAACAttttgttgctcatgttcatactcaaaatggccttccaaagtcatttattaagcacctacaattgatagaaaaacctctactaatgaaaataaaattgccgATTACTGTTtagggtcatgctatcttacatgcagcagtacttgtacgtctcagatcgataaattataataaatactctctgtcacaattagtatttggtcgtAAGCCAAATATAGCCCCTCTACGAATTTTTGATTGTgcagtatacgtgcctgtagcaccactaCAACATACAAAAATGGACCATCaatgaaggttgggcatatatgttgggtttgactcaccctccataattcgctagcttgaattattgacaaaagacttatttactgctcgatttgcagattgtcggtttgataaaataactttttcgcaattagggggagagaaaaagaaactcgaaagagaaattgcgtggaaagtttcatcactatatcattttgatccacgtacccgcacatgtgagcagaaGGTCTAGAAGATCATTCACTTacaaaaaatagcaaatcaaatgcgagatgcatttactgatttgaaatggataactaagttACATATCCCTatagtgaatgtgcctatctgTATTGACATCCCAAAAGGATCATCTACTATAATCATaacttctgaatcccaaacacacctgaagcgtggtagaccattgggtttaAAG
This Solanum dulcamara chromosome 1, daSolDulc1.2, whole genome shotgun sequence DNA region includes the following protein-coding sequences:
- the LOC129890433 gene encoding uncharacterized protein LOC129890433 translates to MEGLIPLVYKTIKRSKTRRKYECLSFGAANTYNIENFYQKNSGKEYEMSSIDDQKMVDNGGGDQTEKYRHHRRTQSLHVEYTGGVSPEDSTPVKDKQLVKFRSHRRMFSCVTGG